CTCTGCCACAAATCAGCCTGAACCTCCTCCCTGTGGGCCGCGGAGAGGAGTGCTGGCTGTCCAAGACCTTCTCCTCCAGGAACTTCTGCGCACGGATGTCATAGAAGAGCAGAGAGCCGTGGCCGGTGCCCACGGTGATGATGTGCTCATAGAAGCTCAGGGAGCGCACACCCGTGCCGCCCTCGCGGGAGCAGAGGTGCCTTACGCTCTGGTGACCCTGGCGCAGATCCAGGAAAGAGACATGGGACTGGGATCCCACCGCGTACAGGGACAACTCATTGCAGTAGGTCAGGCACACGTTCTCTCGGCAGTAAGGCAGCCTGATGGACAGCAGCCTGGACAGGGTATTCTGGGCTTTCCACAGGTGGAAGTAGCCATCCATGGTCACGGCTCCCAGCTCCTGCCTCTTGGCGCTGAAGGCCACAGCCCGCACCTTGCAGTTACCTGGGTTGGTGCCGGCCCTGGGGACATCCACCACTTCCGCGGGACGGATGTGGGCATACACGGGGAGCCCTGCATCACTGTGCCAGGCTATGCTGCTCCGGAATACGTCGGGGTCTATCTTCCAGACGCCCAAGGTGCCATCGCGGGAGCCGCTCACCACCACCGTGTCGCTCATCCAGTCGATGGCGAAGATCCAGTCTTTGTGGCCTTGGCGGTCACCCAGGCACAAGGGATCCAGCGTTGGCAACCGGTATATGGCCAGGCTGTTGGGGTTCTCGCCCCCGGTGGCCAGCAGCGTCTTGGAGGGATTCAGGTGGATGGCATGGATGCCACAGCCCGGCTGGGTGTGGGCCGGTGGGGGCCGACGATCCCGCATGAGGGGGATGCGCGTTACGTGGCTGGACTGCACGTCCACCAC
The genomic region above belongs to Ovis canadensis isolate MfBH-ARS-UI-01 breed Bighorn chromosome X, ARS-UI_OviCan_v2, whole genome shotgun sequence and contains:
- the LOC138930034 gene encoding DDB1- and CUL4-associated factor 12-like protein 2, with the translated sequence MAPQQTGNKKREEPAPQEAAEGSSSPSSSSPGSAAVHADGPQPPKKPKRMVVRRSLVNYLKGREVGAQGRAGLSGFDGELCGFAVRKLPELLRERELSLGTIDKVFASQWLNARQVVCGTKCNTLFVVDVQSSHVTRIPLMRDRRPPPAHTQPGCGIHAIHLNPSKTLLATGGENPNSLAIYRLPTLDPLCLGDRQGHKDWIFAIDWMSDTVVVSGSRDGTLGVWKIDPDVFRSSIAWHSDAGLPVYAHIRPAEVVDVPRAGTNPGNCKVRAVAFSAKRQELGAVTMDGYFHLWKAQNTLSRLLSIRLPYCRENVCLTYCNELSLYAVGSQSHVSFLDLRQGHQSVRHLCSREGGTGVRSLSFYEHIITVGTGHGSLLFYDIRAQKFLEEKVLDSQHSSPRPTGRRFRLICGRGWLNQDDLQMNYFGAFGDLPNALYTHCYNWPEMKLFVAGGPLPSSLRGNYAGLWS